The Waddliaceae bacterium genomic sequence GCCGGTGTGGGTCTTTAGTTCTGTCTTTTGTCTCCTTGTCTTCCTCGTCGTACACCATAGAAGCAGGATAATACCTATATTGGGGTATGTCTTGACGCCTATGCTTTTGACGTGCCTTGCTATAATAATAATAAAAGGTATTTTCGGCGGTGTCGTCACCGAAGGTGATGTTAATGCCGGCGTAGCATCTCACGTCTTTTTTGGCATCCGTGAAGGATATAATACCATGGACCTTATAGCTTCGCTATTTTTTGCGGCGTCTATTATTTCTTTGCTCAAGCGCAACAACGTCAACCATTCGGCGTCGTTGAGTTTGGCATTACGCGCGAGCCTCATAGGCATAAGCCTTATCGGTGCGGTATATTCCGGCCTTATATATCTTGCTTCTGTAAACAGCGGCGCCCTCGTCGGCGTCCCTAAAGAGCAGCTTCTTGCTACTATTGCCAAGGCAACACTTGGGACACATCTCGGCATAATATCTTCTATAGCGATCGTTTTGGCGTGTTTCACCACTGCCGTTGCTATCGTTATCGTCTATGCCGACTTCCTCAAGGTATATGCCATAAAATCGTTCGGAAAGCGTAATAACGTCATCTCCATCGACATCACCTTGATTGCGACGTTTGTGATGTCGCTCTTCGGCCTCAGCGGTATAACGTCTGTTACAGCGCCGGTGTTGCGCGTATGCTATCCTATCCTTGTCGTACTTATTATCTACAATGTCACGCGCATTGTTTATAAGAACAAGAAGGCTGGCGGCACCCTTGAAAGTCTCATCGACGAATAATTCTTATAGCGTATAGCTTTTAGTAAGGCATTGAAATAAAGTTTGACATTTTTTCTGCGA encodes the following:
- a CDS encoding branched-chain amino acid transporter; the protein is MMHLKKPSALIVGLALFSMFFGSGNLIFPLFIGNEAQSMWFPATIGFILTGVLAPFLGVIAMVIFHGDYKRFFETLGKYGGFLLTALLLTIWIPLGSAPRCIALSYASLQPYTWLPPVWVFSSVFCLLVFLVVHHRSRIIPILGYVLTPMLLTCLAIIIIKGIFGGVVTEGDVNAGVASHVFFGIREGYNTMDLIASLFFAASIISLLKRNNVNHSASLSLALRASLIGISLIGAVYSGLIYLASVNSGALVGVPKEQLLATIAKATLGTHLGIISSIAIVLACFTTAVAIVIVYADFLKVYAIKSFGKRNNVISIDITLIATFVMSLFGLSGITSVTAPVLRVCYPILVVLIIYNVTRIVYKNKKAGGTLESLIDE